GTCCACTGCTTCTTAGCGTTACCAGCAGCATCGAAGCCACCAGGAGTAGCGGTAAACTCAATTTTACCCTTGCCGTCAGCACCTACTTGTAGTGGGCTGCCATTCAATGTCATTGTTGGACGCAAGCCTGTAGCCGACGCTGTCAAGAACAATTCTGCTTTGTATTTCGTACCAGCAGCCACCGTGTTCGACTCAGCGCTGGCGAAAGCACCTACTTTGTCAAATACGATGATGTTTCCACCTACTTTAGCTGACTGAGCAGCTAATGCATCTGACTCATACTTCAGCACTTCAGCCTCTTTTTGCGACAATACTGCCAAAGCAGCTACCAGAGGAGTATTTTCGAAGTTCAGCTCAGCGAAGTTTTTGTTCTTCTGTTCTTTCTCCGTTACCATTGGATCTTCTTTCGCATCAAGTGCAAGAGGAGAAGCGTTAGGAACGAACTTCTGAATGTAACCAGAGTACTTATTTAGCTCGTCTTTGAGAGCATAACCAGCGCCATCTTTCTTACCACCTAGCATGGTAATGGCCACCTTATCTTCAGCACTCATGTTTTTAAACTCATTCTTGCCTTTGTTCTCAGTGGCCGTCAAGAGTTTATCTCGTACACCTTGCAGGTAAGAAATCATCTGCTTGGTACGCTCACGTATTTCTTCGCTCTGCTTAAGAACCGCAACGTCGTTAGCCTGATTACGATTCTTCTCAACTTGAGCCTGAATTCCTTTAATCGTGCCGTCGTTCGCCGTTGAAACTTTCTGGTTGATGGTAGAAAGGCTATCATCCAGAAACTTAAACTTGAGCAGAATTGCCGAGTTTACTTGTAGGGCCAGAAGTGCAGTCAGTACCAAGTACATCATGCCAATCATCTTCTGCCGCGGAGACTCTTTTGCTCCTCCTGCCATTGCTGTGGTATGTTATCTAATCAATAGTTTTATAGAACAGAACTTATCAACGAACGTTGTATTAGCTGCTAGTACGCATTGCGTTCAGCATGTTGCCATACACTCGGTTCAGCGAGTTCAAGTTCGTAGTTAGGCTCGTTACTTCTTGCTTGAACTGGTCGGTCTCTTTACCAGCTTCAGTCAGGTTCTCCATAGCCTGGCTCAAAGTACCGTAGAACTTGTTCATGGACTTCAAATGAGTGTTAGCATCTTGAAGTTCCATTTCATACACGGCATTCAGAGCGCCTAAGTTCTTAGTCACATTCTGAACTTGTACGTGGTACTCTTTAGCATCAGAAGTAGCATCAGACATAGCTTGCATTGCTTGAGCAGTGTTAGCATATGCTTGATTGATGCGCTCCAAAGACTGAGCAGCTGAGCGTACTTTTGTAGTATACTCATCAGTAGCGTTGGTAGCTTCACCTAAGCCAGCAAGTTGCTGCGTAGTAGTGCTTAGACGATTCAAACCCTGACCAAGTGAAGCAATAGCTTCTGGAGTTACGTTAGCATCTTTCAGCATATCATCTAGCTTGCGCGTTAGACCAGTGCCGTTGTTGCTCGTTGTTGTCAGTTTGTTGCTGTTAGTAGAAGGATCATACCCTTCACTCAGTTCTGGATATACAAGCGACCAATCAACTTCTTTTGAGTTAGGCTGAAAAGCACTCAAGAAGAAGATCACTGCTTCTGTACCTAGACCCACCATCAACATCACGTCGGCGCCGTTCCAGTGTAGAATCTTAAACAAAGCTCCGATGATTACTACTGCTGCCCCAATACCATATACTTTGGGCATTACTGAGTCATACAGGAAGTTACCTTTTGCTGCCATTTTACTTAGAAGAGAGGAAAGTGAAAGTGATTATATAAAAGTTAAAAATTGAAAGTGTTGTAAAGTCAGTTTAGTTCATCTTGCTATTAGTACCCATACCAATTTGAATCATAGACGTGCGGAAACCTATATAAGAGCGAGCAGAGTCTTGGTATTCGAAGCTACGAGTTCCTGTTTCTAGGAAGTAGGCAATGTCTTTCCAAGAGCCTCCTCGTACTACTTTGCGTGGTTCGTTATCATCGGGGTTCGTAGGGTTCATATCCCATACTACTGGTACCGAAGCTTCCATAAAGGCATCGTCGCACCATTCAGCAACGTTACCGGACATGTCGTATAAGCCGAAGTCATTCGGGAAGAATGCGCCAACTGGTGAGGTATAAGCATACCCATCAGAAGCATAATCACCACGACCTGGTTTGAAGTTCGCCAGCATGCAGCCTTTAGAATTACGCAGATAAGGACCACCCCATGGATAAGTAGCTAGGTCGCGGCCACCGCGTGCTGCATACTCCCATTCAGCTTCAGAAGGCAAACGAAAGTTTGGCGTTGGCGCAAGGCCTGCTTCGGCATTAGCAGCGTTCTTGTTCTTGGTACGCCAGTTACAGAAGTATTTAGCTGCGAACCAATCAACACCTACTACTGGGTAATCATCAAAAGCTGGGTGAGTATAGTAGTACTCCATTAAGGGGTCACCCATATGATAAGTGAAGTCTCGTACCCAAACCGTAGTGTCTGGATAAAGCTCCGTCATCACATACTCTTCGCCCAATACATCAATAGAATCCTGACGGATTGCATTCATGAACTGGCGATACTCATTATTCGTAATTTCGGTCTCGTCCATGTAGAACCCGGCGATTGTCACCTGCTTGTTCATATTTACCATGGAAGCCGAAATATCCTGGTCCGTTTGGCCCATATGGAAAGTACCACCTGGACAAGGAACCATCCCGAAAGGAACTTCTTGAGGATTAAACTCTGGTCGATCCTCCGCCCCGACTAGGTCCCCCTGAGGTCCTTTGCCAAAACCACAGCCTCCCAATATTAATGCCGAAAGGGCTACGAGAGGCAATCCGAGAAACTTGTTCATATTAAGAAAAAAAGTCTGTTAGGCGGCAATATTCAAAGATTACAATTTCGCTGAGTCAGCAAATTTAATGGTTCCTCAACTTGCACACAAATAGGTAGCCAAAACTAGGCGACACAATCATGTACATGATAGGAATCTACTAAACGATGAAGGGCAGCTTATTAGTACTTAAAAAGCACTTTATTAGTTGCTTGAAAACTTCAAGGCAATAAGCAGGCCATTATTTATTACAGTATTAAAAACTGTAGCGTGGGGTCCGGATTGCGGGCCGCGTAGCCATTCCTGGCTTAGGTAGGCGATAAGAGAGCATAACCTCGTACGAGCTCAAAGCACGAGCATCTTGGTTAAATGCAATAAAGTCGTAAGCTAATCCCACCCTAAATGCATTGTCCTTTGCAAAGCTAAGTCCAGCCAAACCCGTTATTGATTCGTCATATCGGTAAGCCAATCCTCCCCAAAAACGATCGTTGAACGTGGCACGCACTCCGCCCTCATACGAGTTGTTCTTGAACGTAAATTTCCCTTCATCACCAAACTTGCCGGGCATTACCATTTTCACCAACACAGTCGGCGTAATTACAACGGAAGAAGTTGCCTCAATATTGTAACCGGCAGTGAAGTAGGCGTGATTTTCGTTAAGAATAGAAGCAGATGACGTATTCAGTACACTATTAAAGCTATAACCTGTACGGAATAGATTGTTTGCGCTCAAACCTGCATACAGCTTGTCTGATTCGTACCACACCCCTGCCCCCGCATCGAATTTATGATCTGATCCTTGCTGAGGTACATTAGGATCACCATCATCATTTGCACGATAAGACCCTTGATATATATAATTAAATATGCCTTGAATACCAATACCTAGTCGACCTTCGCCAACTTTAATATGCTTAGAATAGGATAGCTGCGTGTTTGTGGTAGTCCATTGGGCAATTCTGTCGCGATATGCTACTACTCCTATCCCTCCTCCAAGAACTTGCATTGGCAGCGAGGCACTAAGCATAAACGTTAGTGGAGAACCGCCATCATCGAAGGAAGCATTATAGCCAACATACTGGTCTCGACCAATAGTAGTAATCTCCCCTTGCCCCTTTATACCAGCATAAGCTGGATTTAAGTACATGCCATTAAATCCATAATGGCTGAACTGAGGCTGCTGCTGCGCAAGAGCGGTGCCGGTAACTGCCGACAGCAGGAGAGTGGCAATTAAAGATCCCTTCATGGAAGCAACTGGCTTGGACTGAGAATAAGGCTATTTAGACTAAGAGAGCTTGTTGTAACATACAAAAGCCCTGCAACTAAGTTAGATTAAATAACGAATGGAGACCGTTATTATTTGCTTCCTTTTGGGTTAGCTAAGCATTTTGTTTACCACTCTTGTTCTTCTCTTTTCCTGCATCTGCACCATGATGTAATCGGATGTATGCTTCAATAGCACCGGTCATAGACGGCGCATTTGGTTGAGGAGCTTCAATATCTAGTTCTAAGCCAGCATCTAATACGGCTTTTGCTGTGGTAGGACCAAAAGCTGCGATACGAGTGCCATCTTGCTCAAAGTCAGGAAAGTTGACGAACAGTGAAC
This Hymenobacter sp. GOD-10R DNA region includes the following protein-coding sequences:
- the gldM gene encoding gliding motility protein GldM → MAGGAKESPRQKMIGMMYLVLTALLALQVNSAILLKFKFLDDSLSTINQKVSTANDGTIKGIQAQVEKNRNQANDVAVLKQSEEIRERTKQMISYLQGVRDKLLTATENKGKNEFKNMSAEDKVAITMLGGKKDGAGYALKDELNKYSGYIQKFVPNASPLALDAKEDPMVTEKEQKNKNFAELNFENTPLVAALAVLSQKEAEVLKYESDALAAQSAKVGGNIIVFDKVGAFASAESNTVAAGTKYKAELFLTASATGLRPTMTLNGSPLQVGADGKGKIEFTATPGGFDAAGNAKKQWTGTIRFKQNGRDTTFKVNVPYTVSKPVMQIQSASVQALYFKCGNKLNVQVPALGAQYKPGFSASGASVISGSKTGEVTLIPNSKEVTLNVSSGGNAIGSQTFQVRPIPKPEIHCVVGGREANEKQGTPITAVRNMSLKAVADPSFANFLPEDARYRVTRYEITLVRGKRPAIPTRTISGPDANLNDVVNSAREGDRLYVEVKEVQRMNFQGNTESVNVSKQFNVPLL
- the gldL gene encoding gliding motility protein GldL; this translates as MAAKGNFLYDSVMPKVYGIGAAVVIIGALFKILHWNGADVMLMVGLGTEAVIFFLSAFQPNSKEVDWSLVYPELSEGYDPSTNSNKLTTTSNNGTGLTRKLDDMLKDANVTPEAIASLGQGLNRLSTTTQQLAGLGEATNATDEYTTKVRSAAQSLERINQAYANTAQAMQAMSDATSDAKEYHVQVQNVTKNLGALNAVYEMELQDANTHLKSMNKFYGTLSQAMENLTEAGKETDQFKQEVTSLTTNLNSLNRVYGNMLNAMRTSS
- a CDS encoding SUMF1/EgtB/PvdO family nonheme iron enzyme — protein: MNKFLGLPLVALSALILGGCGFGKGPQGDLVGAEDRPEFNPQEVPFGMVPCPGGTFHMGQTDQDISASMVNMNKQVTIAGFYMDETEITNNEYRQFMNAIRQDSIDVLGEEYVMTELYPDTTVWVRDFTYHMGDPLMEYYYTHPAFDDYPVVGVDWFAAKYFCNWRTKNKNAANAEAGLAPTPNFRLPSEAEWEYAARGGRDLATYPWGGPYLRNSKGCMLANFKPGRGDYASDGYAYTSPVGAFFPNDFGLYDMSGNVAEWCDDAFMEASVPVVWDMNPTNPDDNEPRKVVRGGSWKDIAYFLETGTRSFEYQDSARSYIGFRTSMIQIGMGTNSKMN
- a CDS encoding PorP/SprF family type IX secretion system membrane protein, giving the protein MKGSLIATLLLSAVTGTALAQQQPQFSHYGFNGMYLNPAYAGIKGQGEITTIGRDQYVGYNASFDDGGSPLTFMLSASLPMQVLGGGIGVVAYRDRIAQWTTTNTQLSYSKHIKVGEGRLGIGIQGIFNYIYQGSYRANDDGDPNVPQQGSDHKFDAGAGVWYESDKLYAGLSANNLFRTGYSFNSVLNTSSASILNENHAYFTAGYNIEATSSVVITPTVLVKMVMPGKFGDEGKFTFKNNSYEGGVRATFNDRFWGGLAYRYDESITGLAGLSFAKDNAFRVGLAYDFIAFNQDARALSSYEVMLSYRLPKPGMATRPAIRTPRYSF